Proteins encoded in a region of the Bacillus methanolicus genome:
- the dprA gene encoding DNA-processing protein DprA, with amino-acid sequence MDNFRNRLIHLHHCRGISWKTIYHFLKQDPQLKSLPKSFPYLKEHSPVYSECFSDLNSQAIHEQIRQYPSNQIHAITIFDDEYPALLKEIYQPPWVIYAKGDLSLLQSPRKLAVVGSRESTAYGERAIKYLFPKLIENDYVIVSGLAKGIDALAHRYAIENKGRTIGVIAGGFYHLYPRETAKLAIEMMRTQLVISEYPPDTRPTRWQFPMRNRIISGLTSGTLVIEAKKKSGSLITANYALNEGREVFALPGSIFSIFSLGTNELIQQGAKMVIRPEDIFEEFSF; translated from the coding sequence ATGGATAATTTTCGAAACCGGCTCATTCACTTGCATCATTGCCGGGGAATTAGCTGGAAGACCATTTATCATTTTCTGAAGCAAGACCCCCAGCTTAAATCTCTTCCAAAGTCTTTTCCTTATCTAAAAGAACACTCTCCTGTTTATTCCGAATGCTTTTCAGACCTTAACTCTCAAGCCATCCATGAACAAATCCGCCAATACCCTTCAAATCAAATCCATGCCATTACGATTTTTGATGATGAATATCCCGCTCTTTTGAAAGAGATTTATCAGCCGCCATGGGTCATTTATGCAAAAGGCGATCTCTCACTGCTTCAGTCCCCGCGAAAATTGGCGGTCGTAGGATCCCGTGAATCAACAGCATATGGCGAAAGAGCCATTAAATACTTGTTTCCGAAGTTAATTGAAAATGATTATGTAATCGTAAGCGGACTTGCAAAAGGAATCGATGCTCTGGCTCACCGTTATGCCATTGAAAATAAGGGCCGGACGATCGGTGTGATTGCGGGCGGTTTTTATCACCTTTACCCGAGAGAAACAGCAAAGTTGGCCATCGAAATGATGAGAACCCAGCTTGTCATTTCTGAATACCCTCCGGATACAAGGCCGACAAGATGGCAGTTTCCAATGCGAAATCGAATCATTAGCGGCCTTACATCAGGCACATTAGTAATAGAAGCAAAAAAGAAAAGCGGTTCTTTGATTACGGCAAACTATGCACTGAATGAGGGCAGAGAAGTTTTTGCTTTGCCCGGCAGTATATTTAGCATATTTTCGTTAGGAACAAATGAATTGATACAACAAGGGGCAAAAATGGTCATCAGGCCGGAAGATATTTTTGAAGAATTTTCATTTTAA
- the sucD gene encoding succinate--CoA ligase subunit alpha, whose product MSIFINKDTKVIVQGITGSTALFHTKQMLEYGTQIVGGTSPGKGGMNVEGVPVFNTVKEAVEATGANASVIYVPAPFAADAILEAVDAELDIVICITEHIPVLDMVKVKRYMEGKKTRLIGPNCPGVITPEECKIGIMPGYIHKKGHVGVVSRSGTLTYEAVHQLTQAGIGQSTAVGIGGDPVNGTNFIDVLKAFNEDPETYAVIMIGEIGGTAEEEAAHWIKENMTKPVVGFIGGRTAPPGKRMGHAGAIISGGKGTADEKIRVMNECGIEVADTPAVMGETLIKVLKEKGLYDKCKTH is encoded by the coding sequence GTGAGCATTTTCATTAATAAAGATACGAAAGTGATCGTACAAGGGATTACAGGTTCAACTGCCCTTTTCCATACAAAACAAATGCTTGAATATGGAACGCAAATTGTTGGAGGAACTTCTCCCGGAAAAGGCGGCATGAATGTTGAAGGAGTACCTGTATTCAATACAGTTAAAGAAGCTGTTGAAGCAACGGGCGCCAATGCTTCTGTTATTTACGTACCGGCTCCATTTGCAGCTGATGCCATTTTAGAAGCGGTAGATGCAGAGCTTGATATTGTCATTTGTATTACAGAACATATTCCTGTTCTTGATATGGTAAAAGTAAAACGTTACATGGAAGGCAAGAAAACACGCCTCATCGGGCCAAACTGCCCTGGTGTTATTACTCCGGAAGAGTGCAAAATTGGGATCATGCCCGGATACATTCATAAAAAAGGACATGTCGGCGTTGTTTCCCGATCCGGAACATTAACATATGAAGCGGTTCACCAATTAACTCAAGCAGGTATCGGGCAATCTACTGCTGTCGGCATCGGCGGAGACCCTGTGAATGGCACAAACTTTATCGATGTTTTAAAAGCGTTTAATGAAGACCCTGAAACATATGCCGTAATCATGATCGGGGAAATAGGCGGTACAGCAGAAGAAGAAGCCGCACATTGGATTAAAGAGAATATGACAAAACCGGTTGTCGGCTTTATCGGCGGACGCACAGCACCTCCGGGAAAACGGATGGGCCATGCCGGCGCGATTATTTCAGGAGGAAAAGGAACAGCAGATGAAAAAATCCGCGTAATGAATGAGTGCGGCATTGAAGTTGCTGATACACCGGCAGTCATGGGTGAAACATTAATTAAAGTTTTAAAAGAAAAAGGACTTTACGACAAATGTAAAACACATTAA